One Vicia villosa cultivar HV-30 ecotype Madison, WI linkage group LG5, Vvil1.0, whole genome shotgun sequence genomic window, GTGAATTACGATGATAGACTCATGATGCAGTGCTATAAGCCTCGGTTGTAGTGAAACACTTAGATGAACCTATGTGGTTAATACTCCAATACTCGACTCAATGAATGAGTCCAAAACAAGATGAAATGTAGTGTAAAAAAATGTGTATCTTAAGTCTTATGCATGTAgatgtagatatatatatatatatatatatatatatatatatatatatatatatatatatatatatatatatatatatatatatatatatatatatatatatacacacacctaAGTCAAATAGTTATTGGGCCTTGTTTCAAAGCAGTGATGGGTTTTATTTATTCGGACCTTTGACCAATCCAAAATACCATATAGGCTCCGTTTGACAAACCATATTTTGAgtttatagcttataacttataagctcgtatgataataaaagacttgtttggtaacagtcttttcattacgagcttatagcttattttactactttataacttatttttcagacgctattttaaataacgttttagcttatagcttatcatattttctttcattaatacccttataaattttaattattttaaatgtgcatttaattattaatttataaatgtctttttacatttatcagctagttaaaccgctaattttatcaaacactttaatTAGTTTATCCGCTACCAGTCATCAGCTATAAGCCATCAGCCATCGACCAACGGACATAAACTATCAGCCATAAATTATAAGTTAACTTATCACCTaaccgctaattttatcaaacagagTCATAATCTTTTCTTCACCGCACCGGAAATACAAATCTAGTGCACTAAATAATACTTCACCATTCCACCAATAGTTTTTAGTTTTGAACAAATCAACATGCAAAAAGAAGGAAATATGATCGCAACATCAAATATGGAATCATATCACCCGTTTCGATTACGAGAACCTCTTACCCCTCTCACAagaacatttttaaaataaaaaactatcgtATTGTCACATAAGCCTATATCATAACCGATTTGGCAAATAGAATCAAATAATCAATTCTTACATGACCTGGTCAAGTGGATACTAAATCAtgtttttcttccataaaatatTAACAACACGGTTTATACAACGTGTAGGCGGTAGAAAGCTCTATGAATTAGTCGGCTAAAGGATATTAGCCACGTGTTGTGATTTGATTCTTTAacctaaaaacaaaactaaacaaaAAAGTAGATTTGAAAGATTAAAAAGCATATAGAACTAGTTTAGTTTACTACTTAATTTagcaaacaaaaaataaatgaatatgtaCTATTCTTAGTTCAGTGATTTAgagatatataatataaataaactgAATTGGACTACAATTATAGGAACAAAGAAAAAACCACTTGGTATCTTCTGTTAGTAGCAATAGTAGTTTGATGTTTGAAGTTTGAAGCAGTGTGAATtgtgaagaaaaaaatagagaataaagaATAGAGAAAGATAGTGCAGTGTGTGTGGTATACTGGCGGGGACCTCAAGGATATCTATAGGGGTAAGGCAAAGGTGTGTTGTGGGGTCATAATAGTTTTTTTCAAACTTGGTCCCACCAGTGAATTTTGGTCCTTTTGGAACTTCTTTTTTCTCTTCCTATAAATCTAACCCACACCCTATGTCTTCTTCCCCCActcccactctctctctctcttattctctctcactctctctctagAGTTTCAATTATTCTCTGCCCTCTTCAAATTCCCCTTCTTCATCTCATTTGCAACTCATTGCAATCACCACAAAACCTAAAGGTGAACCTTCGATGAACATGTACTAATTTCTTGACATTCTTAAGGTTTAATAATGTAAAATTCGTAATATTAATATAGTTTGTTTGGTTGGATGTTTGAATATTTGAATGTTTGATTTACAGTGAGAAAATGACTCAACAGAATGTGGTAGTGTCGGAGACGAAAACCGGAATCAACGGCGGTAATAGTAGTATTACCGTGGCACAGAAGCCACCGGCGGCACCCGGTGGTTACATTCCCATTCCGAGAAGGAGAATTTTGAAGAACCTTGAAATCAATGGAGGACAGAGAATCAATATTTCCATTGATTCCATGAGAGCTTCTTCTCCAACTCATGCAAAATCAACTCCTTCTCTAGCTGAAGAATATAATTCTTGGATTGTaagcatcatcatcattcatcaacctCTCTGTTTTTACACATGCAAAATTTCAACATATAATGGATCTGATTCATATCGAACAGTTTTATCAAAGTTGTTGTGTTTTTTGAAACAGCTTCATCATCCATCTGCATTAGACATGTTTGAGCAGATTATGGATGCTGCTAAGGGGAAACAAGTTGTCATGTTTTTGGACTATGATGGTACTTTGTCACCCATCGTCGACGATCCCGACCGCGCTTTCATGTCGGATTCGGTTAGTTTAGTTTTACACGGTCAATGCATATCCGTTAAATCTGTTGATTTTTGGTTTCTTATAAATTCTATTATCACATGTAATTCAGATGAGAAAAACAGTTAGGAAACTTGCAAGGTGTTTTCCTACTGCAATTGTTACTGGAAGATGCATTGACAAAGTACACTTTTActcttttaaatttcttttatatataatcTTTTTTTCCTGtacagaaaaaaaataaaatttatttttgattttaattttgtttatggAAATAATTTTCAGGTGTACAATTTTATCCGATTGGCTGAACTATATTATGCTGGAAGCCATGGAATGGATATTAAAGGGCCAACAaaagagtctaattccaacaaagTAAATAAACTGCCTCTGTAGTGTATTATATATTTTACTTATATAaattttagtaattttataaaaaaataaaattaacattttatcaTGGTTTGTAGAATGACAAAGCAGAGGAAATTCTTTTTCAACCTGCTAGTGAATTTGTTCCTATGATAAATGAGGTAATTCACACTCACACAACACAACTACtaatataaattttcaaaaacttatAATAAgaaaaactaatttttatttttaactttatgaATTTTCTTTTCAGGTGTTTGAACAATTAGTTGAGAAAACAAAATCAACTCCTGGTGCTAGAGTTGAGAATCATAAGTTCTGTGCCGCTGTTCATTTTAGATGTGTTGAGGAAAAGGTATATTTATAATTACAATCTTAAAGAATATTAATCACTGTaattatatactccctccgttttttattataagtcgttttagacttttcacacagtttaagaaaaataataattgttgtatgaaaatgagaaattatgaagatttttacaaaattatccttcattaatgacatatggaagataaatttatataattgaaaggagagagaataataaatatttaaggatataataggaaaagtaacattaattattcattggaattgtaaagcgacttatatttaaatacaaattttttttccaaaacgacttataataaaaaacggagggagtatatactagtatatatttatgatctaaatcaaagttatttttattaAACACAGAGATGGATTGAATTAGCACAGCAAGTAAAATCAGTGTTAAAGGAGTATCCAAAACTTCGTCTTGCACAAGGAAGAAAGGTGGGtcatagttttatttaatttttttaattaatttaatttgggtGGTTTATATTGTGATTTAATTAATTCAAAGGTGATTAAGACATGGATTAAGAATAAGATAAAAATAGATGTCTCACTTTCAATCTCATTTGTTTAATACAGGTATTCGAGATTCGTCCCTCAATTAAATGGGACAAGGGCAAGGCTTTAGAATTTTTGTTAGAGTCACTTGGTgagttaatttttaatatttgtcACTATCAAACATtatatatttcattaaaaaaatattaataataattagttaattagttaATCACACTAACTTACAAACAAAGTCCTATTCATGGTCTTTAATTAGTTGGATAATTCTTCAAACTATTTGACCATTACAAAGAATTAAGAGGGTGACACCTACACTCTCGTGGGATTAGTTTATTGATTAAACACTAATTAAACACTGATTAAACACTAGACCTTCAATTAAGTAACTAATAAATCGTTTTCAACAGGATTTGCCAACTGTAACGATGTGTTTCCTGTTTATATTGGTGATGATAGAACCGATGAAGATGCATTCAAGGTATCCAATGATcttcattattttctttaatcaattttttatttcttaatcCAGTATGTTTTAACTTTTTGTTAACTATTTTGgataattaacaaactaattattttatgttaaaCAGAAACTAAGAGACAGAGGACAAGGTTTTGGAATTCTGGTctctaaatttcctaaagaaaCTACTGCTTCTTACACTCTACAGGAACCCAATGAGGCaagcataatttaattaattaattaaataatttacttATTTAACTAATTTAACAAGTATATTATTTAtacatttattaattaattaattttcatgCAGGTTATGGATTTTCTGCAGCGTTTGGTGGAGTGGAAAAAATTATCTACAAAATCACGTTCTAGGGTGTAGATGAAGACAAGACATTGTACATCTCTACCAGCTATAAAATACATaacctttttatttttgtttttgtttagaataggacATAGAgcaaaattgtatgaaaaaagaaaagaaaaacaaaagtgtTTTTCTGAGTTTGAAGCTCGAATGTCTAAATTGATGTAATTAGGAAGTAATTATTAGTACGGGGAAAAGTATATGTACTAACCATATCAGATAATGTAATTCTGGAAGGGTTAAAAAATTGTActctttttataaatattatgattaaatattattatgtatttattgttaatttatgtATCGTGACATGGACCCATAATGTAGTTTAATTGCATGCTCGTACGaatttatttgttgttttgtgGTCATGAGACTTTGAAAATATCGATGTTAAGTACCATTTGTTCCAGAAATtatgaagaaggaaaaaaaataataatttggatGTATTCTTATGGCTAGTATGGCTAGAAAAGAATCTAGAAGTTGATTAATGATAAACCACCTTTGGCTGCTTCTGGTAATAAGAgttttgtattttgatttttttattaaaaacctAATCAAATGAATTTATTTGTTAAGctgttgttttcttttgttgtgcAAAATGCAAAGTATATTATACTTCAtctggttttaaaaataaaaaatatttaggtgAACAAAACGTAATGTATAGTCTAATCAAGTTTTGTTCTTTTGTCTATGATTGGAGGAAGTATAATGAAATATTCAGTTTTATTACATAGAGTGTATATGAATCAAATCTATAAATATTTCAGTTTTGTTTTTGATCATTTAAATTATGATTTGTGAATCAACtactaatattattaataaagcaATAACACAGGTACTATATTTTATAAGGTACCAAATACATGATGCTGCATAATAGAAGTATTGATTAAGGCTTATATAACTAAAATAGATtaagattttttattatcatttatgTAGATGTTTTATTAAAACTTTAAGGGTTCGGCACTCTTTTCTTCCTTcttcaaaatttatattaatgaacattttaaataaatattttgtcttTGACTATTTACTAATCTCTCAATTTTACaattttactttttgtttttaatttttattatagaaGTAAATGCTAGTTttgatttaaagaaaatattttttttctaattattcaacaaaagtttaaaaaattaataaattaatactccttttgatcttttttataaaatattatttttttaatttcatcgaataaactatatatatatatatatatatatatatatatatatatatatatatatatatatatatatatggggacgactcaagtgagaacacttggttattatgagaaatgagaacaatgaatcacgaccattaaattttgattttgttgattttaatggactgaattggtttctctttctatgttgatttaaaataaatactaaggataaatcaatccaatccattaaaatcaacaaaaatcaaaatttaatgatcgtgattcattgttctcatttctcatattaaccaagtgttctcacttgagtcgtccccatatatatatatatatatatatatatatatatatatatatatatatatatatatatatatatatatatatatatatatatatatatataattttcaaataaatttaaaataaaaattatttagtcCAAATATATAGTTATCcaataagtttaaaatataagttatttaGTACTAATTACTAATATATTGTTATTTGAtgaatctatttttttttcttttaatgagAATCAAGATATTACATAACTTAAATTACAAGCTAtttgcatattgaaaaaaaaaaagagagactaATAAATTAttacatataaatttaaaaattaataaataaatgattcAAAATTATAagcttttaaaattaatttaattaattattagttattaagaattatcatgaaTAGAAAAGCAAATGtagtaataaaataataaaaaagaatggCTTATATAAGATCATTAAAAAGGTTTGTGTTGTGAACAATTTCAAAGTTATTTTATTATTGACAAATCGTCCCatagtttgaaagtttttaaacattttactttaccacaaaacaaaagaattttCAATTGAGAATCTAATTATTCGCTTTCTAGTAGAAGAAGAATCTCAGAGATAAGATCAAAaagaaatttttgttgttgtttgtaagAGACTATGTTGGGCTAGGCATCTTTGTAAGAGACTAtgtgtctcccacaaaggtgtattCCTCAAAGGAAAGTCCCACAAAGTAAGTATGCTCCTCACTCGATCTTCCCCCAATTTTTACGCTAACAAAAGGATGTCATGCATACTTCAGAGATTATAAAGAATCttgtttctggttttcttttgaaaaatgcagggTTTAGTTAGTCTATCGGGGTTAGAGCTTACAATGATCCGAGccaactcgaaaatagttcggaACTCAATTCGAAAATTTAATCGTTGAATTAGGTTCATGATCCAAGTAAGTTGAATATGaactaaaaactaagttcgttaactaaataagttgaacttgaactatacatagttcaaCTCGTTAgattcatgagtcaactcgattatatatgagatgaaTTAACTTGTCTTTAAGAGCATGTTTAAAGATTTCTCCAAATCTTAGCCATATATTATCTTTTAATCTAacagttttaattgataatttatattatcAAGTGAACAAAATATTTCGaaaaataaatatacaaataaaatcaacatcgtataaatttcaatcttataacttttactttatttctatatttttattttttaaaaagttaatttaaaatgtcaaatatataaaaaaaaaatactttaaaaaatgaCTTTTAGGTCCATGAAACAAGAGAGTTGAACCTAACGAGATGTTTGTGAACTTCAAATGAGTCGAGTTTGAGCAGAAAAAAAGTTTGAGATGAATTCGAACAGAAATTTGAACAgaaccaattcttaacgagtcgaatcGAACTACGGCGATTTCGGTTCAACTCCAATCATTTCAAATCTTAATTGGGGTAGATTTGTACACAATCACTAAGAATGATATTTTTGTAAAACTGCTATGTTAAgatatttgtaaataaaattaaaatacaatttcgTAAGAATATTAAGAGACTTCATAGTGTTAgggaaattaaatatgatttcagtttatttaatgaattt contains:
- the LOC131607805 gene encoding probable trehalose-phosphate phosphatase J isoform X1; the protein is MNIEKMTQQNVVVSETKTGINGGNSSITVAQKPPAAPGGYIPIPRRRILKNLEINGGQRINISIDSMRASSPTHAKSTPSLAEEYNSWILHHPSALDMFEQIMDAAKGKQVVMFLDYDGTLSPIVDDPDRAFMSDSMRKTVRKLARCFPTAIVTGRCIDKVYNFIRLAELYYAGSHGMDIKGPTKESNSNKNDKAEEILFQPASEFVPMINEVFEQLVEKTKSTPGARVENHKFCAAVHFRCVEEKRWIELAQQVKSVLKEYPKLRLAQGRKVFEIRPSIKWDKGKALEFLLESLGFANCNDVFPVYIGDDRTDEDAFKKLRDRGQGFGILVSKFPKETTASYTLQEPNEVMDFLQRLVEWKKLSTKSRSRV
- the LOC131607805 gene encoding probable trehalose-phosphate phosphatase J isoform X2, with translation MTQQNVVVSETKTGINGGNSSITVAQKPPAAPGGYIPIPRRRILKNLEINGGQRINISIDSMRASSPTHAKSTPSLAEEYNSWILHHPSALDMFEQIMDAAKGKQVVMFLDYDGTLSPIVDDPDRAFMSDSMRKTVRKLARCFPTAIVTGRCIDKVYNFIRLAELYYAGSHGMDIKGPTKESNSNKNDKAEEILFQPASEFVPMINEVFEQLVEKTKSTPGARVENHKFCAAVHFRCVEEKRWIELAQQVKSVLKEYPKLRLAQGRKVFEIRPSIKWDKGKALEFLLESLGFANCNDVFPVYIGDDRTDEDAFKKLRDRGQGFGILVSKFPKETTASYTLQEPNEVMDFLQRLVEWKKLSTKSRSRV